Genomic segment of Myxococcus stipitatus:
CCTCGTGCCGGAAGACACCCTGGCCCACCGCGTACTCGCGCAGCGTCTTCTGCAGAAGCTTGCGGCCGCGGAACAGCCGGCTCATGACCGTGCCGACGGGGCACTCGAGAATCTCGGCGATCTCCTTGTAGGAGAACTCCTGGAGGTCCGCGAGGATGACCACCAGCCGGAAGTCGATGGGCAACGAGTCGATGGCGCGCAGCACGTCGTCCGACAGGAGTCGGTCGAAGAAGTACTGCTCCGGGTTGGCCGCGAAGTCCGTCGCGTCCCGGCTCACGAAGCGCTCATGCACCGCCTCGCGCTCCACGCCCTCCACCACCGTGCGCTCCTTCACCTTCCGCCGGTAGCGGTTGATGAAGGTGTTGGTGAGGATCTTGAAGAGCCAGGCCTTGATGTTGGTGCCCCGCTCGAACTTGTCGAAGAAGCGGTAGGCCCTCATGCAGGTGTCCTGCACCAGGTCCTCGGCGTCCCGCTCATTCTTCGTCAGCCGCAAGGCCGCCGAATACAGCGGGTCGAGGTGGGCCAGCGCCAGCTCTTCGAATTCCTGCTTCGTCCGGTTGGGTTGTCTGAAATCCAACATGTCCCGCCTTCCAAAGGCCCGAAACAAAAGGGGAATGAGTTGTCGCTTGCCCATCAATGTATGCATGGGAACAGACCCAGCAACAACCACTTCCCCGTCATACCCGCCCGTCCGCTTGCTTCGGGTACGCCCTACACCGGGCCCGGTTGATTATTCCCGGCCCTCTTCAATAACGAAGGGGAGGCCGGATGTCCGTCATCCGAGCCTCCCCTCCAGGTAGGGCCTGGGCTGTCAGCCCGGTGGGCGGCCTACTTGCGGCTCATGGCCTCGGAGATGGACACGTAGGGGTAGCCCATGTCCTTGGCGACGGCCTCGTACGTGACGTGGCCGTTGTAGGTGTTCATCGCACGCGCCAGCGCCGGGTCCGACTTCACGGCCTCCACCAGGCCCATGTCGGCGATCTTCCGCGCGTAGGGACGGGTGGTGTTGGTGAGGGCGTAGGTCGACGTCTGGGGGACGGCGCCCGGCATGTTGGCCACGCAGTAGTGGACCACGCCGTGGACGACGAACGTCGGGTTGTCGTGGGTGGTGGGCTTGCAGGTCTCGATGCAGCCACCCTGGTCCACGGCCACGTCGACGACGACGGAGCCCGGGGACATCTCCGCGATGAGTGCCTCGGAGACGAGCTTGGGCGCCTTGCCGCCGGGGATGAGCACCGCGCCGACGACCAGGTCCGCCTCGCGCACCGACTTGGAGATGTTCTCCGAGTCGGAGGCCAGCACGGTGACGCGGCCGAGGAACACGTCGTCCAGGTAGGTGAGGCGCTCCAGGTTGACGTCGAGGATGGTGACCTCGGCGCCCATGCCCACCGCCACCTTGGCGGCGCAGAGGCCGACGACGCCACCGCCGATGATGACCACGCGGCCACGGCGCACGCCGGGCACGCCGCCCAGCAGGATGCCCTTGCCACCGTGGGCCTTCTCCAGGCTCGCGGCGCCCACCTGGATGGCCATCTTGCCGGCCACCTCGCTCATGGGCTTGAGCAGGGGGAGGCTGCCGTCATCCAGCTGCAGCGTCTCGTACGCGACGGCC
This window contains:
- the ald gene encoding alanine dehydrogenase, with the translated sequence MIVGVPKEIKTREYRVGMVPAGVRALTSAGHTVLVETNAGVGSGIPDSEYQRVGAQIVASADEVWKRAEMIVKVKEPIAPEYERIQPNQIIYTYFHLAGVDPELTKTLVKKKAAAVAYETLQLDDGSLPLLKPMSEVAGKMAIQVGAASLEKAHGGKGILLGGVPGVRRGRVVIIGGGVVGLCAAKVAVGMGAEVTILDVNLERLTYLDDVFLGRVTVLASDSENISKSVREADLVVGAVLIPGGKAPKLVSEALIAEMSPGSVVVDVAVDQGGCIETCKPTTHDNPTFVVHGVVHYCVANMPGAVPQTSTYALTNTTRPYARKIADMGLVEAVKSDPALARAMNTYNGHVTYEAVAKDMGYPYVSISEAMSRK
- a CDS encoding sigma-70 family RNA polymerase sigma factor, with product MLDFRQPNRTKQEFEELALAHLDPLYSAALRLTKNERDAEDLVQDTCMRAYRFFDKFERGTNIKAWLFKILTNTFINRYRRKVKERTVVEGVEREAVHERFVSRDATDFAANPEQYFFDRLLSDDVLRAIDSLPIDFRLVVILADLQEFSYKEIAEILECPVGTVMSRLFRGRKLLQKTLREYAVGQGVFRHEGDSEGAPANLEEYRQRKKTG